In Acidimicrobiales bacterium, the sequence TATCCGGCCGCGGGTCCATAGCGTCCGGACGCCGGACGCTATGTACTCCGGACACGTACTCCGTAGGCTGGTGGGCGTGAGCTTCCCCGCCCGCAGGCTGCGCCGGCTGCGCCGCACCCCCGCCCTTCGCCGCCTGGTGGCCGAGACGCGGCTGACGGTCGACGACCTGGTGGCGCCGCTGTTCGTCCGTGAGGGGATCGACGAGCCGCAGCCCATCGCCTCGCTGCCCGGCGTCGTGCAGCACACCCGCGAGTCGCTCACCAAAGAGGTGCGCGAGCTGGCCGAGCTGGGGGTGCCCGGCGTCATCGTGTTCGGCATCCCGGCCACGAAGGACGCCAACGGCTCGGAGGCGTGGAACCCCGACGGCATCGTGCAGCAGGCGCTGCGCGACCTGCGCGACGAGGTGGGCGACCGGCTGGCGATCATGGCCGACCTCTGCCTCGACGAGTACACCGACCACGGCCACTGCGGCGTGCTCGACCGCACCGGCCAGCCCGACAACGACGCCACCCTCGACCTCTACGGCAAGGTCGCCGTGGCCCAAGCCGAGGCGGGCGCCGACATCGTCGCCCCCTCCGGGATGATGGACGGCCAGGTGCGGGTCATCCGCGACGCCCTCGACAGCGCGGGCCACCCGTCCACGGCGATCATGGCCTACGCCGCCAAGTACGCCTCGGCCCTCTACGGCCCCTTCCGCGACGCCGTCGACGTCACCATCCAGGGCGGCGGCGACCGCAAGGGCTACCAGCAGGACTACCGCAACTTCCGCGAGGCCCTGCGCGAGGTCGACGAGGACGTGCTCGAAGGCGCCGACATCGTCATGGTCAAGCCCGCCCTCGCCTACCTCGACGTCATTGCCGCCACCCGTCAATCCGTCGACCTGCCGGTGGCCGCCTACCACGTCAGCGGCGAGTACAGCATGGTCAAAGCCGCCGCCGAGCGGGGCTGGATCGACGGCCCGGCCGTGGCCCTCGAGCACCTCACCGCGGTCAAGCGGGCGGGCGCCGACATCATCCTCACCTACTTCACGCGCGAGGTCGCAGAGACGCTGCATGGGTAACGACGAGCTGTTCAAGCGGGCCGCCGAGGTCATCCCCGGCGGCGTGAACTCCCCGGTGCGGGCCTTCAAGTCGGTGGGCGGCACCCCCTACTTCGTGGCCCGGGCCGAGGGCGCCTACGTGTGGGACGTCGAGGGTCGCAAGTACCTCGACTACGTGCAGTCGTACGGGGCCTCCATCCTCGGCCACGCCCACCCCAAGGTGGTCGAAGCCATCCAGCAGGCCGCCACCCAGGGCACCACCTTCGGCGCCCCCACCGAGCGCGAGGTGCTGCTGGCCGAGGCCATCCGTGACCGGGTCGCCGGCTGCGAGCTCGTGCGCCTGGTCAGCTCCGGTACCGAGGCGACCATGAGCGCCATCCGGGTGGCCCGCGGGTTCACCAAGCGCAGCCGCATCATCAAGTTCGCGGGCTGCTACCACGGCCACAGCGACGGCCTGCTCGCCGCGGGCGGCAGCGGCGTGGCCACCCTCGGCCTGCCCGACAGCGCAGGCGTGCCCGAGAGCGCGGTGGCCCAGACCATCGTCGTCCCCTACAACACAGTCCCCGACATCGACGTCGACATCGCTGCCGTGATCGTCGAGCCTGTCGCCGCCAACATGGGCCTCGTCGCCCCCGCCCCCGGCTTCCTCGAAGGACTGCGAGCGGCCTGCGACAAGGCCGGCGCCCTGTTGATCTTCGACGAGGTCATCACCGGCTTTCGCGTCGCCTACGGCGGCGCCCAGGAACTGACCGGCGTGCGCCCGGACCTGTGGACGTTCGGCAAGGTCATCGGCGGCGGCCTGCCCCTGGCCGCCTTCGGCGGGCGCCGCGACGTGATGGAGGTGCTCGCACCCCTCGGCCCCGTCTACCAAGCGGGCACCCTGTCGGGGAACCCGCTGGCCACCGCAGCGGGCCTCGCCGTGCTCGACGAGCTCACGCCCGCCGCCTACACGATGCTCAGCGGCCGGGCCGCCGAGCTCGGCCCCCTGCTGGCCGACGTGCTCACCGAGGCGGGCTTCCCCGTGCAGGTGCCGGTGGTCGGCCCCCTCGTCGGCCTGTTCTTCAGCGACATCCCGGTGACGAACTACGACACCGCGCAACAGGCCTGCGGCAACGGCCTGTACGCGGGGTTCTTCCGCGCCATGCTCGACCGCGGCGTGGCCTTCGCGCCCGGCCCCTACGAGGCGATGTTCCCGAGCCTGGCCCACACGTGGCCCGACATTGAGCGCACCGTCGACCTGGCCCGCGCCGCCATCGCCACCGTCCCTCCGCCCTAAACCCCGGCTACGAGGTCCATCGCTTCATCTCCACCGACCGCTACTGGGGCCAAGCCGCTCAGGCGACGTAATGGACGAGCTCGTCGACACGGCCGAGCGAGTCGTCGGCCTCTACGTTCGACAACGGCCCGTTCGCCCGGCTGCGCTGGATGCTGCTCACGGCCGACGCCCACGAGCTCTACCGGAAGTTCGGCTTCGACGTGCCTCAGGACCGGGCGATGCATTACGAACCAATCCGTTGACGTGCACGTCGACGAGGTGGGCCAGCAGCTCCTCCGACCCCACGTAGGGAAAGTTCGGGCGGGCGATGGCCAGCGCCGTCACCCCGTGGGCCACCGCCCACAGCCCGGTTGCCAGGAGCAGCGGGTCGGCCTGGCGGAAGCGGCCGGACTCGACGCACTCGGTCACGTCGTCGAGCAGCCGCCCGAAGCCTGATGCGGCCAAGAACTCCGGGGTCGGCTGGGCCGTGGTTTCGGCCATGAACAGCACCCGGTAATGGGCCGAGTGCTCCATGCCGAACCGCACATACGCATGCCCCCGAGCGATGAGCCGCTCGACGGGGTCCTCGACGGCGCCCGCCTCTCGTTGCACGTACTCGTCGAAGACGTGGAACTGGGCCTCGCACACGGCCAGCATCAACTGGTCCTTGTCGGCGAAGTGGAGGTAGATCGACGGCGGGCTCACGCCCACGGCGTCGGCCACCGCTCGCACCGACACGGCGTCGGCGTCGGCCGTCTCGAACAGCAGGCGCGACGCCGCCTCCAGGATTTCCTCCCGGAGGCGGTCGCCCTCTCCACGACGGGCCCGTTGGCGGCGGACGGCTATCCCACGACCTCCGGCACCCGGAGCTCCTGGGCCGGGCCGCCGTCGGACTCCCGCACGCCCCACCGGTCGTGAAAGCGGCGCAGCGGCGCGGGTGCCCACCAGTTGGCCCGGCCTGCCAGCCGCATGAACGCAGGCACCAACGCCGCTCGGATCAAGGTGGCGTCCATGATGACGGCCATCGTCAGGCCGATGCCGAACAGCTTGATGAACGTCACGTTCGACGTCGCCGTGGCCACGAACACCACGGCCAGCAGCAGCGCGGCGGCGGTGACGATGCGACCGGTGCGTTCGAGGCCGACGGCCACCGACGTCACGTTGTCGCCCGTGCGGTCGTACTCCTCCTTGATGCGCGACAGGAGGAACACCTCGTAGTCCATCGACAACCCGAAGGCGATGCAGAACATGAGGATCGGCGTGGTGGTGTCGAGCATGCCGGTGGCGTCGAAGTCGAGGAAGCCCGACAGGTTGCCGTCTTGGAAGATCCACACCATGGCGCCGAAGGTGGCGGTGAGCGACAGCAGGTTCAGCACCACGGCCTTGGCCGGCACCAGCAGGCTGCCGAAGGCGAGGAACAGCACGATGAACGTGACCAAGGCGATGATCAAGGCGGCCAGTGGTAGCCGAGAGAACAGCGACGCCTTGGAGTCGACCAACTGCGCCGACATGCCCGTCACCTGTACGTCGAACGGCGCCCGCGTGCCGCGCACGTCGCGCACCAGATGCTCGCCTGCCTCCGACATGGGCTCTACCGCGGGGACCACCGACACGAAGGTGGCGTCGTCGCTGCGGAACCGCGCCGACGCCGGTGTGGGCGGCAGCACGCGCTGGCCCTGCACATAGGTGCCGGTGAGGGCGTCGACCCTCGACACGCCGGGCTTGGTCGACAGCTCGGTGGCGTAACGCTCGATGTCGACGCTGCGGCTGACGGGGTTGCCGATGCCGGTGGCGATGACCGAGAGGGCGCCCGCTTCGTCGGAGTCGAAGTTGCGGCGGATGTCGTCGTGCACGGTACGGCTGGTGGCTTCCTTGTTGAGCACCCGGTCGTCGGGCAGGCCGAAGCTGACGCCGAGGAACGGCGCGCCCAGCAACAGCAACAAGAACACGACGATGGTGGCCACGGGGAGGGGCCGGCGCATGACCACGACGGCGGCGCGGTGCCAGAAGCCTTCGCCCACTTCCTTGGGGTGCCGCTTGAACAGTTGCAGGCTGTCGACACGGTGGCCGAGGACGGCGAGCAGCGCGGGCAGCACCACCACGGCGCCGACCGCGGCGAGGGCCACCACGGCGATGCCCGCGTAGGCGAACGAGCGCAGGAAGGCGAGCGGGAAGACCAGCAGCGCGGAGAGCGAGGCGGCCACGGTGACGGCGCTGAACACCACGGTGCGGCCTGCGGTGCCCGTCGTGCGGATGACCGCGGCGTGGGGCTCGAGCCCGTTGCGCAGTTCCTCCCGGTAGCGGGAGACGACGAACAGGGCGTAGTCGATGGCCAGGCCCATGCCCATGGCGGTCGTCAGGTTGAGCGAGAAGATCGAGACCTCGGTGAACGTCGTCACCGTGCGCAGCACCAGGAAGGTGCCGATGATGGCGAGGATGCCGACCGCCAGCGGCAGGGCCGCGGCCACCACGCTGCCGAACACCAGGATGAGCAGGAACAAGGTGATGGGCAGGGCAATCTTCTCGGCCCGCTCCAGATCGTGGCGGATGGTCTCGCCCACCTCGCGGAAGACCTCGGCGAAGCCGCCGATGCCCACTCTCATGGCCGGGGTGTCGGCCTTGAACTTGGGCGCGATGACTTCGATGCGGTCGTTGACCTGGTCCTGGGTTCCCTCGATGCGGGCGAGCACGAGCGCCTGCTTGCCGTCCGCGCTCTTCAGGGGCGGAGCGCCGCCGAGAGACCAGTACGACACGGCGCCGATGACGTGCTGCTCGGCCTCCAGCCGTTGCGTGAGCGCCATGCCCTGTTGGCGCAACTCGTTGGTGTCGACGGTGCCGTTGTTGGCGGTGACCAGCAGCACCAGGTTGGGCTGGCCGCCCTGGAAACGCTGGAGCAGGAGCTCGTCGGCCTTGAACGACTCCGACGCCGGGTCGTCGAATCCGCCAGCGCTCAGGTGCTCGGCCACCCCGCCGCCCACGGCGCCGGAGAAGACCAAGGCGAAGACGGTGGCGACGAGCACGAGCACCCGTCGGCGGACAACGACACCTGCCATGCGTTCCAACACCGCGTCCCTCCCAGTTCGCTTAACAGTGTTAACCCATACGCCACCGTCAGGCGCGGGACAACTGGTCGTCCGTCACACCTCGGCCAAGTGCCAGTTGTGCGCGTCCGACCGCGCACAAGTGGCAACTGACGGGCTCCGGGCAGGAGGTGGGCTGTCGGCCTACGGTCGATCCCGTGAACGCCTATCCCACCTGGTGCTACTACCCGAGCCACCAAGCCCCGCCGGCGTGGGTGCACGAATTCGTGGCGGTGGTTCGCGACGCCCAACCGTCGATCGACTCCCGTTCTGTCCCCGACCTGTCGAGCGACTCGGTGCTCGCCGCGCTGCGCGACGGTTTGGTCACGCTCGGCTTCACGGTCGAGGCTGGGAAGAAGAAGGCGGATCGCATCCGTCGGCCGGTGCTTTTCGGCGAGCAGGGGATCGAGCGCGTTGCCTACGAGGTCGATGCCGTCCACGACGAGCTCGGTGTCGTGGTCGAGGTTGAAGCCGGCCGGGGGGCGCGGGGGAACGCGGTGTACCGCGACCTGATCCGGACGTCGCTCATCGTGGGGGCCGACTATCTCGCCCTTGGCGTCATGCAGGCGTATCACCACATGAGCGGCGGAAGGCGCATCATGGTCGCCAGTTACTTCGACGCCAAGGCCCAGATCGACGCGATCTATGCGAGCGGGCGGTTGCAGCTCCCCTTCGAAGGGCTCCTTCTCTTCGGCTACTGACCGGAAGTTGCGGGGGAAACGCGCCGGAAAACGGCGCGTTTCCTACGCAACTTCGAGGGAGTCAGCGGGAGGGGGCGAGGCGGGCGATGGCGGCGACGGCCTTGTAGGCCGCCTCGGCTGCGCCTAGCTCCTCGGGGCGGAGCAGGTTGGCCATGATGCGCAGCACCCATTCCATCAGCGTGCGCGAGTGCATGCCCGTCGACACCAGCAGGCGCATCAGCTCGGGCCGCCCGATGATGCGCACGAAGGCCCGGGCCACCTTGTAGTAGAGGCCGTACTCATCCTGCAGCCGCTGCTCGTACTGCTGCAGCGCCAAGCCGTTGCCCGTGGCCAGCGCTTCGTCGAGGCATGCCGCAGCCATGCGGCCCGTCTCGTACGCATAGGCGATGCCTTCGCCGTTGAACGGGTTGATGGCCCCGCCCGCGTCGCCCGTCACCAGGTACGTCGGCCCGGCGTGCGGCCCGACCGACAGCGCCATCGGCAGCCGACCGCCGGTGGGCGGCCCGCACGACGTCTCGGGGCGGATGCCCCACGACTCCGGCGCGTAGGCGGCGAACGACTCCATCAGGTGGGAGGTGTTGACGGCCTTCCACTGGTTGAACGTCGACAGCAGCCCCACGCCCACGTTGATGCGCCCGTCGCCCACCGGGAAGATCCAGCCGTAACCAGGCAGCACGTTGCCCGCCTTGTCGCGGATGTCGAGGTGCGACTCGATCCACGGCTCGTCGTGCCGGGGCGATTCGTAGTAGCCGCGGATGGCCATGCCCAGCGGGTAGTTGCGGTTGCGCGACGTGCCCAGCGCCCGCCCGAACCGCGAGTTGGCGCCGTCGGCCACCACCACGTAGCGGGCCCGCACCTCCTCGACCGCGCCGGTGTCCTTGCGCTTGACCATGGCGCCCCGCAGCAGCCCGCCTTCCGTCACCGGCGAGACCGCCTCGGAGGCGTCCCACAACACGGCGCCCGCCTTGACCGCCCGCTCGGCCACCAAGTGGTCGAGGTCCTTGCGGGTCACCACGTAGCCGTACGACGGGAAATCGGGGTGCGAGGGCCACTGCAACTCCAACGTGCGCCCGAAGGCGATGGAGCGCAGCCCGTCGAAGCGGTGGTGCTCGGCCAGCTTCTCGCCGAGGCCCATGTCCTCCAGCTGCTTGACCGACCGGGGGGTCAGCCCGTCGCCGCAGGTCTTCTCACGCGGGTAGCGCTTCTTCTCCAGCAGCAGCACGTCGTGGCCGGCCT encodes:
- the hemB gene encoding porphobilinogen synthase, coding for MSFPARRLRRLRRTPALRRLVAETRLTVDDLVAPLFVREGIDEPQPIASLPGVVQHTRESLTKEVRELAELGVPGVIVFGIPATKDANGSEAWNPDGIVQQALRDLRDEVGDRLAIMADLCLDEYTDHGHCGVLDRTGQPDNDATLDLYGKVAVAQAEAGADIVAPSGMMDGQVRVIRDALDSAGHPSTAIMAYAAKYASALYGPFRDAVDVTIQGGGDRKGYQQDYRNFREALREVDEDVLEGADIVMVKPALAYLDVIAATRQSVDLPVAAYHVSGEYSMVKAAAERGWIDGPAVALEHLTAVKRAGADIILTYFTREVAETLHG
- the hemL gene encoding glutamate-1-semialdehyde 2,1-aminomutase — translated: MGNDELFKRAAEVIPGGVNSPVRAFKSVGGTPYFVARAEGAYVWDVEGRKYLDYVQSYGASILGHAHPKVVEAIQQAATQGTTFGAPTEREVLLAEAIRDRVAGCELVRLVSSGTEATMSAIRVARGFTKRSRIIKFAGCYHGHSDGLLAAGGSGVATLGLPDSAGVPESAVAQTIVVPYNTVPDIDVDIAAVIVEPVAANMGLVAPAPGFLEGLRAACDKAGALLIFDEVITGFRVAYGGAQELTGVRPDLWTFGKVIGGGLPLAAFGGRRDVMEVLAPLGPVYQAGTLSGNPLATAAGLAVLDELTPAAYTMLSGRAAELGPLLADVLTEAGFPVQVPVVGPLVGLFFSDIPVTNYDTAQQACGNGLYAGFFRAMLDRGVAFAPGPYEAMFPSLAHTWPDIERTVDLARAAIATVPPP
- a CDS encoding TetR/AcrR family transcriptional regulator, producing MGTRAAAPLSRPVGRAGVRRRPGPGAPGAGGRGIAVRRQRARRGEGDRLREEILEAASRLLFETADADAVSVRAVADAVGVSPPSIYLHFADKDQLMLAVCEAQFHVFDEYVQREAGAVEDPVERLIARGHAYVRFGMEHSAHYRVLFMAETTAQPTPEFLAASGFGRLLDDVTECVESGRFRQADPLLLATGLWAVAHGVTALAIARPNFPYVGSEELLAHLVDVHVNGLVRNASPGPEARRSRTSGRARGRRP
- a CDS encoding MMPL family transporter, which produces MLERMAGVVVRRRVLVLVATVFALVFSGAVGGGVAEHLSAGGFDDPASESFKADELLLQRFQGGQPNLVLLVTANNGTVDTNELRQQGMALTQRLEAEQHVIGAVSYWSLGGAPPLKSADGKQALVLARIEGTQDQVNDRIEVIAPKFKADTPAMRVGIGGFAEVFREVGETIRHDLERAEKIALPITLFLLILVFGSVVAAALPLAVGILAIIGTFLVLRTVTTFTEVSIFSLNLTTAMGMGLAIDYALFVVSRYREELRNGLEPHAAVIRTTGTAGRTVVFSAVTVAASLSALLVFPLAFLRSFAYAGIAVVALAAVGAVVVLPALLAVLGHRVDSLQLFKRHPKEVGEGFWHRAAVVVMRRPLPVATIVVFLLLLLGAPFLGVSFGLPDDRVLNKEATSRTVHDDIRRNFDSDEAGALSVIATGIGNPVSRSVDIERYATELSTKPGVSRVDALTGTYVQGQRVLPPTPASARFRSDDATFVSVVPAVEPMSEAGEHLVRDVRGTRAPFDVQVTGMSAQLVDSKASLFSRLPLAALIIALVTFIVLFLAFGSLLVPAKAVVLNLLSLTATFGAMVWIFQDGNLSGFLDFDATGMLDTTTPILMFCIAFGLSMDYEVFLLSRIKEEYDRTGDNVTSVAVGLERTGRIVTAAALLLAVVFVATATSNVTFIKLFGIGLTMAVIMDATLIRAALVPAFMRLAGRANWWAPAPLRRFHDRWGVRESDGGPAQELRVPEVVG
- a CDS encoding geranylgeranyl reductase family protein, whose translation is MAKHDVLVVGGGPSGASCAYWLAEAGHDVLLLEKKRYPREKTCGDGLTPRSVKQLEDMGLGEKLAEHHRFDGLRSIAFGRTLELQWPSHPDFPSYGYVVTRKDLDHLVAERAVKAGAVLWDASEAVSPVTEGGLLRGAMVKRKDTGAVEEVRARYVVVADGANSRFGRALGTSRNRNYPLGMAIRGYYESPRHDEPWIESHLDIRDKAGNVLPGYGWIFPVGDGRINVGVGLLSTFNQWKAVNTSHLMESFAAYAPESWGIRPETSCGPPTGGRLPMALSVGPHAGPTYLVTGDAGGAINPFNGEGIAYAYETGRMAAACLDEALATGNGLALQQYEQRLQDEYGLYYKVARAFVRIIGRPELMRLLVSTGMHSRTLMEWVLRIMANLLRPEELGAAEAAYKAVAAIARLAPSR